The Theobroma cacao cultivar B97-61/B2 chromosome 1, Criollo_cocoa_genome_V2, whole genome shotgun sequence genome contains the following window.
taaaaataaataaatcaatctttaattttttattacatttaattgatcttttacattttcattttatgttGAACACGCctttattagttattttattagtaaagatgataatattttttttatattatataatactAATGTGACTTATTCACTTATTACAATAAATAATGATGTAATATGATGAAATAGTCATGTAACAATCTCACACTCTACTCTTATCATGATATAACAtgataaatttcattttaaataataacataaaattttatttgtttaaaaaatatataataacttaattaaatatatatcttaatCCGTAAATTACCTTTGCAATCACCCGGCCATTGCGTTGATGCTAAAGGGACATATGTCAGCAGGTGAAAAATATTAGTTCCCACTTTAGTTTTGTCAAAAGGTTAAATCTTGTGAatgaagaaatatatatatatatatattatcattcaCTTTCTCACCGCAcgagaaggaaaagaagaaaaaagatgagAAATTGATATTCTTATTGTGCTCGTTTGTTTACAGCTGAAAGGGATTTGATTGCCTTGCTTCAATTTGAGGCATGCAAAGATGCCCCCATCAGTAACTGCATTATTGCCTCTAAAACAACTTCATGTTACTCTAAAAAAGTCTAACCCCCAAAAGGGTAAGAGTAGGAGACATTAAAGTTCACCTGCAGAGTTAAAAGCCTGATTAATTAACGCATTTGAGTTTTTTTCTAAATCATATTgtgatttctttttcctctgtctgtattttatgaataatttttGTTCTCATAAAGTTATTCGTTTAATTTCGTCtactaaaaacattaaaatatttttaatttaaaattaatttatttattcacattttaagatatatttataattttactataTAAAATTCATAGGTTAACCTCTAAAGAAAATGTCAGTAAAATTtacggaaaaaaaaaaagaaaatggaaatgaGGAGAAGGAATGATTGTTTGTCTGCTACTATTATAGTTTAGTCTATTAACAgaattgaaatgaaaaaggatgGTAGCTAGCATTGAAGTTATGCACTATTGGTAAAAGAGAAGGCTGAtagatgttttcttttttttagtaaAGGGGAGAACATTATGTTTATGAGATGCTGAGGGCCACGCAAACAAGAGACCAAAAGGACAAATTAAGTTGCAGAATATTGATGACTGAGGGAATCTGAAGATTATGGCTGGGGTGTGGGAAGTGGCGTGGGGTACAAGCTTATAAAAGGGGGATCCTCTGGATCAATCATGATTGCTTTGCTGGCatcaatttcattaataaaaaggATTTATATTCCATAAACTAAGTGAACGCTGTCACTGTCTTTATCATTTAATATCAgaatatcattttatatatgtggaaaagtaaatatttaaaaaattttcaatataaaaatttatttgttttgatttaaaatattttttaaaaaaatgttaacttttaaatttatttattaataataagataatatttgatttattgaaaatatataaaatttataaatcgataatgtattaaatataaataaaaaaattcttttgataAATCACTTTGCTATGATCTATTAATACTATTAGTTGTATTATATTCCATAAATTGTTAATGTGTTTTATGTAAACACTATCACTCAATTACATAGTATCACTTCCCTTTGTAAATAtgtaaagataaaattttaaatttatgaatatatttgtttaaaatttataatttttaaatttatttattaataacaCGATCacatttgatttattgataatgtataaaatttataaacagatagtgtattaaatataaataaaaaatcatgaaatttGTTTACCGTAAAATTAAAACAGTCACAAATTATCACTCACattgaatgaaaatgattttattatcatcaattaatattacattttaaattaactgtttattattatttttaaaactcatgagaaaagaattattttcaaaacttttagTCGAGATGTtagtaaattaaaattcaacGATTCATAAAAGTTAACCCGTCAGATCATAATTTCATAGTTATAAAAAATGGATTCCAgaataaataagtaattaatttttttggataGGAAAGTACttattaaaagtaaataaataaataataatatgataatgttttagttgatcatgaataataatttaatactATAGTAAGGGGTAAGTATTGAGAACTAAGAAGCAGACTCCCGTTATAAATGTTCTCTTCCGTTGCCAATTTAGGTAGGGTTCGAACTTCTTCACAGCAGGCAGGTCAAGATGGATTTCATCTTCAGATGAAGTTTCGAAAGTTCAAACTCAACCACGCATAGACCATTGGTTGAACCAACGTCGACGAGTAACCAGGCAAAGCGACGGCACGTCCTTTGGGTTAATAGCCGTTATATGCCCGTTTTCACCAATCATCAGTCATTACCATCGTAACGGATAGCTTCAATGATGGCATAATCGAAAAGCCGACGTCCATTCTTGTCAATTCACCTccagaaaaggagaaaaatatgCATACAAGCATTTCACCCGCAAAACCCTTCACATTTCCAGCTGTGACCAAAGCACGCCTGCCCCCCTTCACGTGGCCCCATCCTTTCCAACTAACTGAACCCTGGTTAAAATCCTAACCCTCTCTTCAGCCCTCCTCCAAAATCATTCCTTTTTAGCTCTTCTTTGTTCTTCCACACGGACTCTCACTCTCTGCTTCTTAACTGGCTGAGCTCCGCCGATCTCTTCAACGTTCACGATGGGCGCATTTCACCCACTCAACCTCTTCCTTTTCACACTCTCTTTAGTTGCTATTACAGCCCATGCCCACAATATTACTGCCATTCTCGAAGGCTTCCCGGATTACTCTGTTTACAACAGCTTCCTCTCCCAAACAAAGCTAGCCGATGAGATCAACAGCAGAGAAACAATCACTTGCCTTGTCCTCAGCAATGGGGCCATGTCTGCCCTCACGGCCAAACATCCCCTTTCCGTCATCAAAAACATCCTTAGCCTTCACGTTCTTCTAGACTACTATGACCCGCAAAAGCTCCACCAAATCTCTAAGGGCACTACCCTCACTACCACTCTTTACCAAACCACCGGAAATGCCCCTGGAAACCTGGGTTTTGTCAACATCACCGATCTCCAAGGTGGAAAAGTCGCCTTCGGCTCCGCCATTCCCGGGTCCAAACTCGACTCCTCTTACACCAAGTCCGTTAAGCAGATTCCCTACAACATCTCTATCATTGAGATCAGCGCTCCGATTATTGCTCCGGGGATTTTAACTGCTCCTGCCCCGTCGGCTTCCGACGTCAACATCACCGGTTTGCTCGAAAAAGCAGGCTGCAAGACTTTTGCTAGTTTGCTTATCAGCAGCGGCGTGCTTAAGACTTATGAGTCCGCGCTTGATAAAGGTTTGACCATTTTTGCGCCGTCTGATGAAGCTTTTAAAGCCGAAGGTGTTCCTGATCTGAGCAAGCTCACGAATTCCGATCAAGTCACGCTTCTACAGTACCACGCCTCGCCAGAGTACAAGCCTAAGGGGACATTGAAGACGACGAAAGATCCGCTCAATACATTGGCCACAAGCGGTGCTGGAAAGTTCCATCTGAAAGTTACGACAGCCGGCGACTCTGTCACTCTTCATACTGGAGTTGGCTCATCCAGAGTCGCCGAAGCGGTTTTCGACTCACCACCAGTTGTCATTTTCACCGTCGACAACGTCTTGCTTCCTTCTGAGTTATTCGGCAAGTCTCCATCCCCAGCACCTGCCCCGGAGCCAAATTCTTCTCCTTCACCGACACCATCTGTGTCTCCAAGTCCAGCTCCAGCATCCGAAGCACCATCGCCGCTGGCCGCTTCACCACCAGCTCCACCAACGGAAACTCCCGCCGGATCACCGGCCGAAGGGCCAGCTGGTTCGTCAGAGAACAGCACCTCGGATAATTCTGCTGGTCACGTGAGTGCTCCTCTGTTGCGCACTGTTATTTTCACTGTCTTTGCCACTGTCGTTTTCTCGGCTCTCTTGTCCTGAACCGTAATTATGCCGGTCTGttaatttgttcttttcttattagtttttttttttcttcgaGTTGTTATTTAGAGagggttttttatttttaatttattttggatttttaattaatgGGGTGTTGGGAATTGAGAGGGAAGGTGAGACGCAGCTGCGGACTTTGGCAGCAACTGGGTGTGAAGCGGAATACTGGCACGGTGTTTTCACctaaacattttttttctttgtattaattacattttccttagtgtttgtttatttaatcaatttttgcTGTGAGGTTTAAGGATTAGATTAGATTATTGCAATTAGCTACTGTGATGGAAGTGAGAATTAGGAATGGGGACTGTTAGCGCACGTGGATGGCTCCACTTTTCAATTCTGTAGGGACCATggattttaaaaagatttgggTTTTTATGTCTGGTCCATGTCCCCCACGCCCATAGAAATAGAGTGGGGTTTTATTTCTGGCAAATATTGTTGTTCCAAATGCTGCAATTTCTGGACGTAAATGGGAGAGTGAGAGCCTTCAATGTTGTGCCAGTAGGAAAGCTGTGAGTGGTCCTGTTCTGGGCCCGAAACGTTTTTTATTCTTGCAAGTTTCGGGGTGTGGAGTGGATACGGGATTGAATGAATTGCACTGCCACGTCCGGAAAGCCAATTCTCTCTCGTGTTTCCTGACCCAATTCCGTCAGGCTTTAAACCATGAAAAATCTTCCCCGGCACTGAGAAGCCTAGTGGGTTGTTCTAACGCATTTGACCTTGTCATATCCGAAACTtagtgaagaaaaagaaaaaagtaacgGGTGGGGTGTCAAAACTGGGGTTTCACCGCACATTCGTCGGGCCGGCTGCATAAAGAGTACGGTGACAAAACACTCAAATGGGCTTCCAACGGTAAGCCTTACTGGTGCCGATGTGATGGCAATACGATGAACACAATAACCTCACCGCAGTTGCACAAAATATGTTCAGTATGATTAATGCCAGTTAAATCATTGAGTTGAACATTATCTCCAAAGTCAAACGCTTATCAGGAAGTTATTGTCCAGGTGAGAAGGcaagaataatttttaaagacaCGTGGCATGTGCACTGAAAACTTTGATTGTTTTGGGTGCGAGAGAAAACACACATAAGTTTAGGATGAGCAATGATGGCACCCACTCCTATGATAAAGCTACACAACCTCCATTGCCATTTTGTCGGTGAGCTACTATGAACAACTTCAAAATGTCGTACATAAAAGTGTGTAAGTAATTTCCgaattttgattaattcaattttttagagtaatttgaaaaaaagaaacatagaTATTGATAATTCAatcagttttaattttattataattaataaaattaactgATTTAAGATTATAAACACAGAtaattcatgttttttttaatacttttaaatttttatatttttattacatttaatcaagtttttatatttttattttaaatcaaataattttttatatttttattatgtttaatcaagtttttatatttttattttaaatcaaataaatttttatattttttattttaaatcaaataaatacttttaattaatgattgacttagtaaaaatattatttattattttatgttacgTAATGTTGATGTggtatattaaaatattataattaattatgatgtgACATGTTagcatatcataattgatgatacATGACATGTTAGAActtatttaatcaaaaataaaagaatgagatttaatcaaatataataaaaaacaaaattttatttaaatatttttaaataatttaaaattttatttaaacattatgCCAATCTAAAAATATTCGTTAACAAAGGAAAGGCTTTCGTTTCGATGGGCACAGGCCCAACGACATATTCCTTCTATCGGGCCGACCGGTCCAAAATCCGAAAGCACATCAAATCGGCAAACTCAGCCAACCAAGAAACTAAACTGCTTCACCAAAATCCTGAACAGGAGGAAGAAAATCGGCAGCCATGGCGAGTGAGATTCTTCCCGTCACCTCTGCGGCCACGAGCTTACTAGAAAAACGACAGCGTTCAATATTTGACCTCCCACCCTACTTCTTCGATTCTTGTCGCTTACTTTCTCCTTCTTTAACTTCAGACTTTGAGTCACTCTCAATTTCTGAGAACTCTTCTCTAGAAAGCCAAAACAACGCTGACGATGGGGAAGAAAAGAGTTCCGTGATAGGCGTCGCTGTGCCTAGATGGACTTGCAACACCTGCAAGGCTGAGTTTGACTCTCTCCAGGATCAGCGCTCCCACTTCAAATCAGACGTTCATCGTTTCAACGTAAATATCTcacctttttgtttcttttcaatttgctatattttatttcaaaagaaagattttCTCTTTAATGTCCGCGAGATGCTATTAATACATAATTGCCGATAGAGAACAATTATTCAGTATTTCGATTTACTCCTTGATTATAGGTAAAATTAAGCATTGCTGGAAAGGATATTGTAAAGGAAGAAGATTTTGATGAGTTGACTACGCAGTCTTTCAAAGACTATGAGGTTTCGAGTATTTCAGGATCTGAGGATGAAGCTGACAGGGTAGCGTATCTGCGCAATTGTGCTCACAGGGGATCAGTTGAAAATATTAGGCAGAAGCTGTTTATCCGACTTCAAACGGGAGAGAGAATTTCAGTTTGGAAGTCATTAATTATGAACGAGTTGGAAAGTATTTCATATGAGAATGATAAAGAAGAATGGAATGAAAATGGTGGGTGTTTGAGAGAAAATGAGGTGATTGAGAGATTGAAAACTTCGATTCAAGAGGCTAGAGATAATACACGTTTAAGGATTGTGTTGCTTTCAAGTGGTGGGCACTTTGCTGGCTGTGTCTTTGACGGTAACTCAGTTGTAGCTCACAAAACATTCCACAGGTctgtattatattttttatcaagaGTCCTCAGTGCTGTTGTTATTGTTAGGATGCTAGTAATAGAAAGCAAAGCAAGCATCACTTTGTTTAATGGAATATAGTGTGTTAATGCGTTAATCCCTTTTGTTATCATGTAGATATGTGGTGAGGGCCAAGGCTGGTAAGAAACAGTCATCAAAAGATGCAACTGGGAAGGCCGCACATTCTGCTGGAGCTGCACTCCGGCGGCATAATGAACTTGCATTGAAGAAGGTATTGACGTATTGCTTTTGTTAATGTGCTGTTACCATTCTGATTTCCAGTTCTATCCGTGTAAAAGATGACCTGACTGTGTCCTACATGATGTTTTAAATACCAAAAtggttttaatttaataaccTTGTTTATTTCTGTTAGTTTTAGTTCTATAGCTAGAGGAAAGACAGATGTTGCACTAACATcacattatatataaattattgcACTTATctaggtaaatttttatgagtTTGTCAGACCAACACAAATCAGCTAATCCATCTTTGATATATTTTCCATCTCCAAATAATACAACCTTTTGTTATCTTTTATCGCTAATCTACATTTTTAAGTTATTCTTATCTGCACAATTTATGCTTTTCCATTGCTTGAGAGTAGGGCCATTTActtttttatggtttttctTAATATTCCAAGATTGACTGATTCTTGTTTTGTAAATATTCTAGGAAATTCAAGAGCTGCTTGCTTCTTGGAAGCCTTATTTCGATGCTTCCTCTTGTGTTTTCATTCATGCTCCTTCGACCAATCATCATGTGCTTTTTAATGGGGATAAACCTTATTTCAGTCACCAGTTCTGTGCTGTTCGAAATGTTCCATTGACTGTTCGTAGGCCCACCTTAAAGGAAGCCAAGCGTATATATAACCAGCTTACGCATATTGCTTATGAAGAGGAGGAGAAGGAAATTCCACCAGGCACCAAAGAAGATGTGTTGTTAAGTGGGAGCACCATCGGTAATGGCAAGCAAGACTCCTGCAAAGAGGGTTTAGGCTGTAGGGATGCTTCTGAAAATCCTTCAATCAATGTAAAATCTGATGTTATATCAAGCGAGAGTGATAGTGAAGTAGTTTATACCTCAACACCTTTGCATGAAGCAGCACAATCTGGAAATGCGCAAAAAGTGTTGGAACTCTTAGAGGAGGGTTTAGATCCTTGTATTAAAGATCAAAGAGGGCGAACCCCATACATGCTGGCCAACGAGAAGGAAGTCAGGAATACTTTTAGACGGTTCATGGCCTCAAACCTCGATAAGTGGGATTGGAATGCTGCTAAAGTACCTAGTGCCCTAACTAAAGAAATGGAGGAATCTCAAGCGTCTAAGCaggtattttttatttctttttcttgattttgtggCTGTTCTAATAGCATAACAGTATCAGACTTGTTGGCACATTAATTTCCTTAACCTCTGATGAGGTATTATGTATTGTAAAACACTACAAATATTCCAGAATATATGAAGACAGAAttgtgtgtaaaattacattCTGGATTATGCAGGCTGAGTATTGATCAatgttttctctctttgtatAAAGAATAAACATCTTTAACTATCAACCATGAGATTTTTAAAGTCAATAGACGCACATTTTCGTCGCTTCATGTGTCTTATGCTGCCAGATCTAGCTTCGAATTGTCAAATTGTGCTACgtgttttctctctccttcACCCATACACCCCACCAAAGAaagatttttggaaaatttttatccatttttcTTAGAATTTATTCTTTTGTAATTATTTGTCTTCTCAATTGGGGAGCATCTCATCATTGGATAACTTGGTTGTTGCTCCTTGGATATCTTTAGGTCCTCTATTTGCTGATATCTTTATGTTCGATTTCCACTTCTGATGAACTGTCTTTGTCTCTCCCTATATGGTTGCTCAGGCAGAGAAAGATGCTAAGAGGAAAGCAAGAGCAAAGGAACTAAAGAAATTGCGTAGagccaaagaaaagaaagctcAGGTAATATTCCCCATTAATTAATTCAGATATTGAGGAAAAATATGTATCAAACTCCTGCTCCACATTTCTTCCCCCCTCCCTCTCACCCCCCACcaccccccaaaaaaaaaaagaaaaaggaaaataaagtagaaaaagaaagaatataggattgtaagaagaaaaaaggctCCTCTTTTTAAGGCAATGAATTCTTGCATCCaacattaagaaaaataaaacatgcgTTCATCAGATGTCGCTTTTTAATTTGATGTCTGACTTTGTTTACTGTTTGAGCTGCATATTCGGttggaaatgattttgaatttgcTGTCTGTGCATGCATAAAGGTGAATGTCTTCCTATCTGTCTGTGTGCATCTGTGCAGGAGAATGGAGGGGGGAAGTGGGActtacaattttttattttctggaAGTTATCTTTGAAGATTTCTAAGTGAATTGAATTTGTTGATGTTTATGAGGAAAATTAGTAGTAATATATATGAAAGGAGTTAGTTTTTCATTGCTTCTTCTGAGAATTTTGCATCATTAATTTTAGgatatttctctctttttctttgatatgCTTCCTTTTTTCCTCGTTTCTTCTAGTTTCATGTTGTTTGTCACATTTGGTATTCAACATAATTGCTATGTCAATATTCAGGCTGAGGCTGCCCAATCCCAGAATACTGCCGCAATTTCACACAAC
Protein-coding sequences here:
- the LOC18614276 gene encoding fasciclin-like arabinogalactan protein 10; translation: MGAFHPLNLFLFTLSLVAITAHAHNITAILEGFPDYSVYNSFLSQTKLADEINSRETITCLVLSNGAMSALTAKHPLSVIKNILSLHVLLDYYDPQKLHQISKGTTLTTTLYQTTGNAPGNLGFVNITDLQGGKVAFGSAIPGSKLDSSYTKSVKQIPYNISIIEISAPIIAPGILTAPAPSASDVNITGLLEKAGCKTFASLLISSGVLKTYESALDKGLTIFAPSDEAFKAEGVPDLSKLTNSDQVTLLQYHASPEYKPKGTLKTTKDPLNTLATSGAGKFHLKVTTAGDSVTLHTGVGSSRVAEAVFDSPPVVIFTVDNVLLPSELFGKSPSPAPAPEPNSSPSPTPSVSPSPAPASEAPSPLAASPPAPPTETPAGSPAEGPAGSSENSTSDNSAGHVSAPLLRTVIFTVFATVVFSALLS
- the LOC18614277 gene encoding ankyrin repeat and zinc finger domain-containing protein 1, which gives rise to MASEILPVTSAATSLLEKRQRSIFDLPPYFFDSCRLLSPSLTSDFESLSISENSSLESQNNADDGEEKSSVIGVAVPRWTCNTCKAEFDSLQDQRSHFKSDVHRFNVKLSIAGKDIVKEEDFDELTTQSFKDYEVSSISGSEDEADRVAYLRNCAHRGSVENIRQKLFIRLQTGERISVWKSLIMNELESISYENDKEEWNENGGCLRENEVIERLKTSIQEARDNTRLRIVLLSSGGHFAGCVFDGNSVVAHKTFHRYVVRAKAGKKQSSKDATGKAAHSAGAALRRHNELALKKEIQELLASWKPYFDASSCVFIHAPSTNHHVLFNGDKPYFSHQFCAVRNVPLTVRRPTLKEAKRIYNQLTHIAYEEEEKEIPPGTKEDVLLSGSTIGNGKQDSCKEGLGCRDASENPSINVKSDVISSESDSEVVYTSTPLHEAAQSGNAQKVLELLEEGLDPCIKDQRGRTPYMLANEKEVRNTFRRFMASNLDKWDWNAAKVPSALTKEMEESQASKQAEKDAKRKARAKELKKLRRAKEKKAQAEAAQSQNTAAISHNRATVPSVVKGQSQTVGGSWISKEEELKRAQAVEREKRAAAAERRIAEAAAAAARDAQGSSTTVGSSTSRPKSGEAGDINCSCCNTSLAGKVPFHRYNYKYCSTSCMHVHREILEDG